In a single window of the Flavobacterium sp. W4I14 genome:
- a CDS encoding hypothetical protein (product_source=Hypo-rule applied; cath_funfam=2.60.40.1120; pfam=PF13715,PF14905; superfamily=49452,56935), whose translation MLITLNRVNALLRTFIPHTNKLMRAFTKSILLFLLFTGVFINSNAQNYTVKGIVLDTAGLPLPGAVVRIKFGADSIGTSANNDGTFALDKIKSKQFTLSAAFIGFDTFIKQYQIEKGNILNITDIKLKPSSNTLEGVVISGVPPVKVTEDTVSFSAKAFPVRDGDAVDEVLKKLPGIKVDKDGNVTSQGSPVTKIRVNGKDFFGTDVATAIKNLPADIIKNLQFIDDYGDQAKLTGIKTGEPEKVLNLTIEEDKKKGYFARASAGLGNADRYNTNIRGNSMKGEQQISFDGTSANANMRGGGGDGITTRNVAGLNYKNEFNTKLSADAGYNFNNNKNNTISSTYTQTVLQDAGQNPLNRLEDARNNSKSDNYSHWFGGNLEYKIDTMNYLKISPNFSYNNNSGNNTGSSLITQDTLSTRRESNNFSNSNNLNARTNIFYNHKFPKKGRNLTSWGNINYTNGENFGNVYNKYFNFEGKGVDSAQNLLNNQNSRNLGLNIGASYMEPLWKKTFLEVNYSWNRSSTNNLRDTYDVVEGNEVFNPKLSNIYDYQFITNKVALNYRYIGEKLNYTLGINAQPALLQGQNLSNNVETVNRTFNLIPSGRFSYKFSNQQSLDVNYWGRNNQPGFLQLQPISDNSNLQNVVTGNPNLKPEFIHSINAHYKQADWSAGKVIMANFKYERTNDRIVTTKERVPGTVNQLTSYINTDGYYTLQGDYDISKPLSPERKFTIGYSGSGQLNNNITFTDDSRIEARNMAWRQELEFRVDLKDIVNFEVETSYSQNLTKYSNDTFTDRQSNRFECGIEGRNYFFKDLTLGYDFTKQINSGFDNGAVRNPTLLRLSMEYKFMKNDMAAIRVEGFDLFDQNSGISRDVFDNVIVDKQVNRLGRYFMLSLIYRVRKFGG comes from the coding sequence ATGTTGATTACGCTGAACAGGGTTAACGCGCTGCTCCGTACTTTTATACCACACACAAATAAACTCATGAGGGCTTTTACTAAATCGATTTTGCTATTCCTGCTTTTTACAGGTGTTTTTATAAACAGTAATGCACAAAATTATACCGTAAAGGGTATCGTGTTAGATACTGCAGGTTTACCATTACCTGGTGCGGTAGTCAGGATTAAATTCGGCGCTGACAGTATCGGCACCTCTGCCAACAATGATGGTACGTTTGCATTGGATAAAATTAAATCTAAACAGTTCACCTTATCAGCAGCTTTTATCGGCTTCGATACTTTTATTAAACAGTATCAGATCGAAAAGGGTAATATTTTAAACATCACCGATATCAAGCTTAAACCATCATCGAACACACTAGAGGGCGTGGTGATTTCGGGGGTTCCCCCTGTTAAAGTAACCGAAGATACCGTGAGTTTTAGCGCCAAGGCCTTTCCTGTTAGAGATGGCGACGCCGTTGATGAAGTGCTGAAAAAACTTCCTGGCATTAAGGTAGATAAGGATGGGAATGTAACCAGTCAGGGTTCGCCTGTAACCAAAATACGTGTTAATGGTAAAGATTTCTTCGGAACAGATGTAGCCACAGCCATTAAAAATCTTCCTGCAGATATTATAAAAAATCTTCAGTTTATCGATGATTATGGCGACCAGGCCAAACTTACAGGCATTAAAACAGGCGAGCCGGAAAAGGTGCTGAACCTGACCATTGAAGAAGATAAAAAGAAAGGTTATTTTGCCAGGGCCTCTGCAGGTTTGGGCAACGCCGATCGTTATAATACCAATATACGGGGAAATAGCATGAAGGGCGAACAGCAGATTTCATTCGATGGCACTTCGGCCAATGCCAATATGCGTGGCGGTGGCGGCGACGGCATTACAACCAGAAACGTTGCCGGCCTTAACTATAAAAATGAGTTTAACACCAAACTCTCTGCAGATGCCGGATATAATTTCAATAACAATAAAAACAACACCATTAGTTCTACCTATACACAAACTGTTTTACAAGATGCAGGACAAAATCCGCTGAACAGACTTGAAGATGCCCGCAACAACAGTAAGAGCGATAACTATAGCCATTGGTTTGGTGGTAATTTAGAGTATAAAATAGATACCATGAATTACCTTAAAATTTCGCCGAACTTTTCTTATAATAACAATAGTGGCAATAATACAGGTAGCTCACTCATTACTCAGGACACCTTGTCGACCCGAAGAGAAAGCAATAATTTCAGTAATTCGAATAACCTGAATGCCCGCACGAATATATTTTACAATCATAAATTTCCGAAGAAAGGCAGGAACCTGACTTCGTGGGGTAACATTAATTACACTAATGGCGAAAATTTTGGTAATGTATATAACAAGTATTTCAATTTCGAGGGTAAAGGAGTCGATTCGGCACAAAACCTGCTGAACAACCAGAATAGCCGGAATTTAGGGCTTAACATTGGTGCATCGTACATGGAGCCACTTTGGAAAAAAACTTTTTTAGAAGTAAATTACAGCTGGAACCGATCGTCGACAAATAATTTAAGAGATACTTATGACGTAGTTGAAGGCAATGAAGTATTTAACCCAAAACTCAGTAATATCTACGATTATCAGTTCATCACCAATAAAGTGGCGTTAAATTACCGGTATATCGGCGAAAAGCTGAACTATACACTAGGCATCAACGCACAGCCGGCCTTACTTCAGGGGCAGAATTTAAGTAATAATGTTGAAACCGTTAACCGTACTTTTAACCTCATCCCTTCTGGTCGGTTTTCGTATAAATTTTCTAACCAGCAATCGCTTGATGTAAATTATTGGGGAAGAAATAACCAACCTGGATTCTTACAATTGCAGCCTATATCAGACAATTCTAACCTTCAGAATGTGGTTACGGGTAACCCTAATCTAAAGCCCGAATTTATCCATAGTATCAATGCCCATTACAAACAAGCAGATTGGAGTGCAGGAAAAGTGATCATGGCTAATTTCAAGTACGAACGCACTAACGATAGGATCGTAACCACTAAAGAGCGTGTACCAGGCACTGTTAATCAGCTTACCAGTTACATTAATACAGATGGGTACTACACTTTACAAGGTGATTACGACATTAGTAAACCGCTCTCACCAGAGCGAAAGTTTACCATTGGCTATTCTGGTTCTGGACAGTTGAACAACAACATTACTTTTACCGATGATAGCAGAATCGAAGCACGTAATATGGCCTGGCGCCAGGAACTCGAATTTAGGGTAGACCTGAAAGATATTGTAAACTTTGAGGTAGAAACCTCTTATTCGCAAAACCTGACTAAGTATTCGAATGATACGTTTACCGATCGACAATCCAATCGTTTTGAGTGTGGTATAGAAGGTCGCAATTATTTCTTTAAAGACCTTACTCTGGGTTACGATTTCACCAAACAGATTAACTCAGGTTTTGATAATGGTGCCGTGCGTAATCCAACATTGCTTCGTTTATCAATGGAATATAAGTTTATGAAGAACGATATGGCTGCCATCCGTGTAGAAGGATTCGATCTTTTTGATCAGAACTCGGGGATATCAAGAGATGTATTTGATAACGTAATTGTGGATAAGCAAGTGAACCGATTGGGAAGGTATTTTATGTTATCACTCATTTATAGAGTGCGTAAATTTGGAGGCTAA
- a CDS encoding ribosomal protein S4E (product_source=COG1471; cath_funfam=2.60.40.1180; cog=COG1471; pfam=PF00467; smart=SM00739; superfamily=50104) codes for METTNLKDGDYCIVVKGTHIGKSGKVSNINTSKTGHITITVEQDNTLRFKTLGRNVVLKAHIK; via the coding sequence ATGGAAACAACAAATTTAAAAGATGGCGACTACTGCATTGTGGTTAAAGGAACGCATATCGGTAAGTCTGGCAAGGTAAGCAATATTAATACTAGTAAAACAGGCCACATAACCATTACTGTAGAACAAGATAATACTTTAAGGTTTAAAACCCTTGGCAGGAATGTGGTACTCAAAGCGCATATAAAATAA
- a CDS encoding hypothetical protein (product_source=Hypo-rule applied; transmembrane_helix_parts=Inside_1_20,TMhelix_21_43,Outside_44_47,TMhelix_48_70,Inside_71_87), translating into MKNNKLSELSLTELNKQKKQLNGLLIGSAIVMLMLFAALLYLIVKKQNFVLLAVIPGCMLAWLPVAIKLSQLNAEIKLRGSETNSGL; encoded by the coding sequence ATGAAAAACAACAAACTATCCGAACTTAGCCTAACCGAATTAAATAAACAGAAAAAACAATTGAACGGCCTGTTAATTGGAAGCGCAATTGTGATGCTGATGTTGTTCGCTGCACTTTTATATCTGATTGTTAAAAAACAAAACTTTGTGCTCCTTGCCGTTATTCCGGGCTGTATGCTCGCCTGGTTACCCGTTGCAATTAAATTAAGTCAATTAAATGCTGAAATAAAATTACGGGGTTCAGAAACAAACTCAGGTCTGTAA
- a CDS encoding beta-galactosidase/beta-glucuronidase (product_source=COG3250; cath_funfam=2.60.120.260,2.60.40.10,3.20.20.80; cleavage_site_network=SignalP-noTM; cog=COG3250; pfam=PF00703,PF02836,PF02837,PF02929; superfamily=49303,49785,51445): protein MIKRLIPLLLLLISFAGFSQETTKTYLSGTDKDHTKQWDFYCTAGRKSGIWTKIPVPSNWELQGFGTYNYGHDKVKASEQGIYRYEFPIGKIIGKKVFLIFEGAMTDTKVSINGKLAGDVHQGGFYRFKFDITALLKPGQKNLLEVTVDKVSANASINKAERTSDFWIFGGIFRPVYLETVPNKFIDRVAVNAKADGTFQLDVYGQNLAADDVLEAQVKKLTGENVGKAFAVKANLANGMQTLKATFSNPLLWSSEFPNLYQVVVRIKNKQQIIHQVKQKFGFRTLELRNGDGFYVNGSKMVLKGVNRHSFWPESGRTLSREVHLMDVRLMKEMNMNAVRMSHYPPDAEFLDICDSLGLYVINELTGWQAKYDNTVGHRLVKELVIRDVNHPSIIFWANGNEGGFNTDLDNDYALYDPQKRTVIHPWEKFNGTDTKHYPDYNYMVKAATSGQEVFFPTEFMHALYDGGAGAALDDFWNQMLIHPHGAGGFIWALVDENVIRTDKNGIYDGDGNHAPDGIIGPHREKEASFYTIKEIWSPVFVDLARIDNDFNGKIAVENRFNFTDLDQCTFKWKLLSFPSANTAGTKAIVNASGAAVYKLKPGAKGTLDLILPKSWAQSDALYLTAYGTDKKEIFTWSWPIKTARLTAEKQEATLSNSGVKAEETNQSLLIKQDGISYYFEKATGYLEKVVKGNTIISLSKGPVLAGINTELKNFSHKAEGAKYIVESDYQGAGNLHAKWTFETGKLVKLEYQFNQQGDADFMGITFNYPEDKITGMKYLGRGPYRVWKNRLKGQQFGVWHKDYNNSITGETWGYPEFKGYHAEVNWVTVENKEAPFTVYIPDQDTYLQMFRPAREAAALSNNNVEPAFPEGSIGFLKGISAIGTKFQSALLLGPQSQKNKTDGKTFKGTLLFDFGK from the coding sequence ATGATCAAAAGATTAATACCTTTATTGTTGCTATTGATTTCTTTCGCGGGCTTTTCGCAGGAAACTACTAAAACCTATCTTTCCGGAACGGATAAAGACCATACCAAACAGTGGGATTTTTATTGTACTGCCGGTCGTAAAAGCGGCATATGGACTAAAATACCCGTGCCATCTAACTGGGAACTACAGGGCTTTGGAACTTACAACTATGGGCACGATAAAGTTAAAGCCAGCGAACAGGGCATTTATCGTTATGAATTTCCAATCGGTAAAATAATAGGGAAAAAAGTATTCCTGATTTTTGAAGGCGCTATGACCGATACTAAGGTTAGTATTAACGGAAAGCTGGCAGGAGACGTTCACCAGGGCGGTTTTTATCGGTTTAAATTTGACATTACCGCACTATTAAAACCCGGACAGAAGAACCTACTGGAAGTTACGGTTGATAAAGTATCGGCAAATGCATCGATTAATAAAGCCGAAAGAACGAGCGATTTTTGGATTTTTGGCGGCATTTTCCGTCCGGTTTACCTGGAAACTGTACCAAACAAGTTTATAGATAGAGTTGCAGTTAATGCTAAGGCCGATGGAACCTTTCAGCTTGATGTTTATGGCCAAAATTTGGCTGCAGATGATGTTCTTGAAGCCCAGGTGAAAAAATTAACTGGCGAAAATGTGGGAAAAGCATTTGCTGTAAAAGCGAATTTAGCGAATGGCATGCAGACCCTGAAGGCTACTTTCTCAAATCCTTTATTATGGAGTAGCGAATTCCCCAATTTATATCAGGTGGTGGTGCGGATCAAAAATAAACAGCAAATTATTCATCAGGTAAAACAAAAGTTCGGTTTCCGTACGCTTGAACTGCGTAATGGCGATGGTTTTTATGTTAATGGTTCGAAAATGGTTTTAAAAGGTGTTAATCGCCATAGCTTTTGGCCTGAAAGCGGACGTACATTAAGTCGCGAGGTACATTTAATGGATGTGAGGCTAATGAAAGAAATGAATATGAACGCTGTTCGCATGTCGCATTATCCACCCGATGCTGAGTTTTTGGATATCTGCGACTCGTTAGGACTGTATGTCATTAATGAATTAACGGGTTGGCAGGCAAAATACGATAATACAGTAGGGCACAGGCTCGTAAAAGAGCTTGTAATCAGAGATGTAAACCATCCGTCCATTATTTTTTGGGCCAATGGCAACGAGGGAGGGTTTAATACCGATCTCGACAATGATTATGCTTTATACGATCCTCAGAAACGTACCGTAATTCATCCATGGGAGAAATTTAACGGAACCGATACGAAACATTATCCGGATTATAATTATATGGTTAAGGCCGCTACTTCAGGGCAGGAGGTTTTCTTTCCGACTGAATTTATGCATGCGCTTTATGATGGTGGTGCTGGTGCGGCTTTAGATGATTTCTGGAATCAAATGCTGATTCACCCGCATGGTGCCGGTGGTTTTATTTGGGCTTTGGTGGATGAAAATGTAATCCGTACAGATAAAAACGGTATTTACGATGGTGATGGAAACCATGCGCCTGATGGAATTATTGGCCCACATCGTGAAAAGGAAGCCAGTTTTTACACCATAAAAGAGATATGGTCTCCGGTTTTTGTCGACCTGGCAAGAATTGACAATGATTTTAATGGTAAAATCGCGGTCGAGAACCGTTTCAATTTTACCGATCTTGATCAATGCACTTTTAAATGGAAGTTGCTTAGTTTTCCATCGGCTAACACAGCAGGTACAAAAGCTATTGTAAATGCCAGTGGAGCAGCGGTTTATAAACTTAAACCTGGCGCAAAAGGTACGCTTGATCTGATTTTACCAAAATCATGGGCACAAAGTGATGCCTTATATTTAACCGCTTATGGGACTGATAAGAAGGAAATATTTACCTGGAGCTGGCCGATAAAAACTGCCCGTTTGACTGCAGAGAAGCAAGAAGCTACGCTGTCCAATTCAGGAGTAAAAGCCGAAGAAACTAACCAGTCGCTCCTGATTAAACAGGATGGTATCAGCTACTATTTTGAGAAAGCAACGGGCTATCTGGAGAAAGTTGTTAAGGGGAATACCATTATTTCTTTATCGAAAGGTCCGGTGTTGGCTGGTATAAATACCGAATTGAAAAATTTCAGTCATAAAGCAGAAGGGGCAAAGTACATTGTTGAGTCTGATTATCAGGGTGCTGGTAATTTGCATGCGAAGTGGACATTTGAAACTGGAAAGCTGGTAAAACTCGAATATCAATTTAACCAACAGGGCGATGCTGATTTTATGGGGATTACCTTTAATTACCCTGAGGATAAAATTACCGGAATGAAATACCTTGGCCGTGGCCCATACCGGGTTTGGAAAAACAGGTTAAAAGGGCAACAGTTTGGGGTTTGGCATAAGGATTATAATAATTCGATTACCGGCGAAACCTGGGGCTATCCTGAGTTTAAAGGCTATCATGCCGAAGTGAACTGGGTGACTGTAGAAAATAAGGAAGCCCCATTTACGGTTTATATACCCGATCAGGATACTTACCTGCAAATGTTCAGGCCTGCCCGTGAAGCTGCGGCATTGAGCAACAACAATGTAGAACCCGCTTTCCCAGAAGGAAGTATCGGTTTCTTAAAAGGGATAAGTGCCATCGGTACCAAGTTTCAGTCGGCTTTATTATTGGGGCCTCAAAGCCAGAAAAACAAAACAGACGGAAAAACTTTTAAGGGGACGTTATTATTTGATTTTGGAAAATAA
- a CDS encoding D-lactate dehydrogenase (product_source=KO:K03778; cath_funfam=3.40.50.720; cog=COG1052; ko=KO:K03778; pfam=PF00389,PF02826; superfamily=51735), which produces MKIVFFSAKPYDPEFFESCNKHYDFELEFWETHLGPHIVDAIKVGTDAVCVFVNDKLTADVIAIIAQKGVKIIALRCAGFNNVDLNAAKQYGIRVCRVPAYSPQAVAEHAVAMLLTLNRKTHKAYNRVREQNFSLSGLMGFNLFGKTVGVIGTGKIGAAFCKIMLGFGCTVLASDPFLNKSLQSAGVKYLPFHEVIKEADIISLHCPLTPENHYLIGSNSLLTMKKGVTLINTSRGGLINTREVIEALKTGQLAALGIDVYEQEEQLFFKDLSGSIIGDDDIQRLISFPNVLVTGHQAFFTQEALAEIAASMLKTVKVLLEDNAEEIISDAILV; this is translated from the coding sequence ATGAAGATTGTGTTTTTTTCTGCGAAGCCTTACGACCCTGAATTTTTTGAAAGCTGTAATAAACATTATGATTTTGAATTAGAATTTTGGGAAACTCATCTGGGGCCTCATATTGTCGATGCGATAAAAGTAGGTACTGATGCTGTTTGTGTATTTGTAAACGATAAACTAACGGCTGATGTAATAGCCATAATAGCACAAAAAGGGGTGAAAATTATTGCTTTGCGCTGTGCGGGCTTTAACAATGTGGATCTGAATGCGGCCAAACAATACGGGATCCGAGTTTGCCGCGTTCCGGCTTATTCGCCACAGGCCGTTGCAGAACATGCCGTGGCCATGTTGCTTACGCTAAACCGTAAAACCCATAAGGCCTATAACCGCGTACGCGAACAGAATTTTTCGCTTTCAGGTTTAATGGGTTTCAATCTTTTTGGCAAAACAGTAGGGGTAATCGGAACAGGAAAAATTGGCGCTGCTTTCTGTAAAATTATGCTTGGTTTTGGCTGTACTGTACTGGCTTCTGATCCTTTTCTGAATAAATCATTACAAAGTGCTGGAGTAAAGTATTTGCCTTTCCATGAAGTAATAAAAGAAGCCGATATTATTTCACTGCATTGCCCGCTTACACCGGAAAATCATTATCTGATTGGGTCGAATAGCTTATTGACGATGAAAAAAGGTGTTACGTTAATCAATACAAGCAGAGGTGGGTTGATTAATACACGCGAGGTGATTGAGGCACTAAAAACAGGTCAACTTGCGGCGCTGGGAATTGATGTATACGAGCAGGAAGAACAACTCTTTTTTAAAGATCTCTCCGGAAGTATTATTGGTGATGATGATATTCAGCGACTAATTAGTTTTCCGAATGTATTGGTTACCGGACATCAGGCTTTTTTTACGCAAGAGGCCTTAGCAGAAATCGCAGCGTCTATGCTAAAAACTGTTAAGGTATTGTTGGAAGATAATGCTGAGGAAATAATTTCAGATGCAATATTGGTGTAA
- a CDS encoding methionyl aminopeptidase (product_source=KO:K01265; cath_funfam=3.90.230.10; cog=COG0024; ko=KO:K01265; pfam=PF00557; superfamily=55920; tigrfam=TIGR00500), whose translation MILYKTNEEVELMQISALLVSDTLAEVAKILKPGITTLEIDRIANEFILDNGAVPSFYNYNGFPFHIITSVNDVVVHGFPTKDELKDGDIISVDVGTIKNGFHGDHAYTFIIGEVSPAVLNLVKTTKESLFLGIKEAVVGKRIGDIGAAIQSHNEKQGYGVVRDLVGHGLGKDMHEDPQVPNYGRKGNGLLLRENLVLAIEPMINMGKKDVFLDEDGWTIRTADGSPSVHFEHDVCVKKGEALILSNYAPIEAAEKQNSNLNTSYY comes from the coding sequence ATGATTTTATATAAAACCAACGAAGAAGTAGAACTGATGCAGATCAGTGCCCTACTGGTGAGCGATACCCTTGCAGAAGTAGCTAAAATATTAAAACCCGGCATTACAACCCTCGAGATTGATAGGATAGCCAACGAATTTATACTTGATAATGGCGCCGTACCTTCCTTTTACAACTATAATGGTTTTCCATTTCATATTATTACCTCGGTAAACGATGTGGTTGTACATGGCTTTCCTACTAAAGATGAGCTGAAAGATGGCGATATTATCTCAGTAGATGTGGGTACCATAAAAAACGGTTTTCATGGCGATCATGCTTATACCTTTATCATCGGCGAAGTATCGCCAGCGGTACTAAACCTGGTAAAAACAACCAAAGAATCGCTTTTTCTTGGAATTAAAGAGGCTGTTGTGGGCAAACGCATTGGCGATATTGGCGCAGCTATCCAAAGTCATAACGAAAAGCAGGGCTACGGCGTAGTAAGAGATCTGGTGGGTCATGGCTTAGGTAAAGATATGCACGAAGACCCACAAGTGCCAAATTATGGCCGTAAAGGTAACGGTTTACTCTTAAGAGAAAACCTGGTACTGGCCATAGAACCTATGATAAATATGGGCAAAAAAGATGTTTTTCTAGATGAAGACGGCTGGACGATCAGAACTGCTGATGGAAGTCCATCTGTACATTTTGAGCATGATGTATGCGTGAAAAAAGGGGAAGCACTTATTCTTTCTAATTATGCCCCTATTGAGGCTGCTGAAAAGCAGAACAGCAACCTTAATACCTCTTATTACTAA
- a CDS encoding CRP-like cAMP-binding protein (product_source=COG0664; cath_funfam=2.60.120.10; cog=COG0664; superfamily=51206): MPYSTSFLRPLFDYIEQFYPLSAAFKAEHEKSCKLIHVKKNKHILSPIDNNASLYFLVHGLVRGFIRDGKNDISTWFSCGNELIGAIRHPDQQPNHSIEYLQALEECQLICIPYTLIDSMYTHYPEANLIGRKLLALHYYAASERSILARIPKAMSRYRKLQESDLDINRIPQRYLASYLGMRLETLSRIRNKVLTLDYRLCS; this comes from the coding sequence ATGCCATATTCAACATCGTTTTTACGCCCGCTTTTTGATTATATTGAGCAGTTCTATCCTTTATCTGCAGCCTTTAAGGCCGAACATGAAAAATCTTGTAAGCTCATCCATGTTAAAAAGAATAAACACATCCTTTCGCCAATAGACAATAATGCATCGCTATATTTTTTGGTACACGGACTTGTTCGTGGCTTCATACGCGATGGTAAAAATGATATCAGCACTTGGTTTAGCTGTGGAAATGAGTTAATAGGCGCCATACGCCATCCCGACCAACAGCCTAATCATTCGATAGAATATCTTCAGGCCCTGGAAGAATGTCAACTCATCTGTATCCCTTATACCCTAATCGATTCGATGTACACACACTATCCGGAGGCCAACCTAATCGGCAGAAAGCTGTTGGCGCTTCATTATTATGCTGCATCTGAAAGATCAATCCTGGCCAGGATACCAAAAGCAATGAGCAGGTACCGCAAACTCCAGGAAAGCGACTTGGATATCAACAGAATACCGCAGCGTTATCTCGCCAGCTACCTTGGCATGCGTTTAGAAACCCTAAGTAGAATCAGAAATAAAGTTTTAACACTCGATTACCGGTTGTGCTCATAA
- a CDS encoding AraC-like DNA-binding protein (product_source=COG2207; cath_funfam=1.10.10.60; cog=COG2207; pfam=PF12833; smart=SM00342; superfamily=46689; transmembrane_helix_parts=Outside_1_4,TMhelix_5_24,Inside_25_30,TMhelix_31_53,Outside_54_62,TMhelix_63_85,Inside_86_97,TMhelix_98_117,Outside_118_146,TMhelix_147_169,Inside_170_185,TMhelix_186_208,Outside_209_212,TMhelix_213_235,Inside_236_403): protein MQSLNLLVSTSCLFLLLFSMHLFFAKKGNKLLNILLSVIFFARFGQILTSLLFKSGQPNALAFFHQTFTPFYFAAPACFYLYITGFLQDRKSLQKIEWLHFIPALLAIIHVIPWHFSRTLDWDLIGSQLAENGYFSLKAKSGLFPPYFHYLFRPILVFGYLCLTWIAVLRLKNKPQQILEGEGRKWIIFFLRIATFFQLFSLVPIILRSLHVPYVNASFIVLNCLALLAILLYALHKPYIFYGYLLVAVDWTKKPATKKTETDSSLAPLLEEDPKRTLTAVKKINLLDAQLSDYALAMKEIMEGEQLYLVHDFQIIDLAAKLNLPIHHCSFVINKHIGKNFRDWINSYRVDHFLKQYPLKSDKITIEAIASEAGFKSLATFYNAFKKETGLMPTTYFAKELSR, encoded by the coding sequence ATGCAATCTTTAAACCTGCTCGTTAGTACCAGTTGTCTATTCTTACTTTTATTCTCTATGCATCTTTTTTTTGCAAAAAAAGGGAATAAACTGCTTAACATTCTCCTTTCAGTTATATTTTTTGCCCGATTTGGACAGATTTTAACTTCACTGCTCTTTAAATCGGGTCAGCCTAATGCTTTAGCGTTTTTTCATCAAACTTTTACGCCGTTTTATTTTGCTGCCCCAGCCTGTTTTTACCTTTACATAACGGGCTTTCTTCAGGATCGTAAAAGTTTACAAAAAATAGAATGGCTTCATTTTATTCCAGCTTTGTTAGCTATTATCCATGTTATCCCCTGGCATTTCTCTAGAACACTCGATTGGGATTTGATAGGAAGTCAATTGGCTGAAAATGGTTACTTCTCACTGAAAGCAAAAAGTGGCCTGTTTCCTCCATATTTCCATTACTTATTTAGGCCAATACTGGTATTTGGTTATTTGTGCCTTACCTGGATTGCAGTACTCCGTTTAAAAAACAAACCGCAACAAATACTCGAAGGTGAAGGCAGAAAATGGATCATCTTTTTTCTCCGGATTGCGACCTTTTTCCAGTTGTTTAGTTTAGTGCCCATTATTTTAAGAAGCCTACACGTCCCATATGTTAATGCCTCTTTTATTGTGCTCAATTGTTTGGCCCTACTAGCCATTTTATTATATGCGCTTCACAAGCCTTATATTTTTTATGGCTACTTGCTGGTGGCTGTTGATTGGACTAAAAAACCTGCAACCAAGAAAACTGAAACTGATTCCTCATTGGCTCCTTTATTAGAAGAAGATCCGAAACGTACGCTTACCGCTGTCAAAAAAATTAATCTTTTAGACGCACAGCTTTCTGACTATGCCCTTGCCATGAAAGAAATAATGGAAGGGGAACAACTTTATCTGGTGCACGATTTTCAGATTATCGATCTGGCGGCAAAACTTAACCTCCCGATCCATCATTGCTCTTTCGTAATCAACAAACACATCGGCAAAAATTTCCGCGACTGGATAAACAGCTATCGGGTTGATCATTTTTTAAAGCAGTATCCGCTCAAATCGGATAAAATAACTATCGAAGCCATTGCTTCTGAAGCTGGTTTTAAAAGTCTGGCTACGTTTTACAATGCATTTAAAAAAGAAACGGGCCTAATGCCAACCACCTATTTTGCGAAGGAATTAAGCCGTTAA
- a CDS encoding hypothetical protein (product_source=Hypo-rule applied; pfam=PF07432; superfamily=47413) → MDKFKKVQDLISSVEADVTKFYDGGNAAAGTRVRKAMQDLKVLAQEIRAEVTDKKNSAK, encoded by the coding sequence ATGGACAAATTTAAAAAAGTGCAAGATCTAATCTCTTCTGTTGAAGCAGATGTAACTAAATTTTATGATGGTGGTAATGCTGCTGCAGGTACACGTGTACGTAAAGCAATGCAAGACCTAAAAGTTTTAGCTCAAGAAATTAGAGCTGAAGTAACTGATAAAAAAAATAGCGCTAAATAA